The following proteins come from a genomic window of Halomarina ordinaria:
- a CDS encoding helix-turn-helix domain-containing protein: MATNEPGVRVSLDIWHPDCWTLEVTADVDAGLLGHGVHHIDGLATGRFTAYAETAEALDDLLAAIRDSDLTDSVWETGAPTDPAVGSVVPGSATRGIVVQYDLDNSINDALVSRGFIPDEPVRMVDGREYWTVLVHETRRTVHDRLEEVREEMDADIRVELITAPASGGGIFQLDALSARQREVFDLARSRGYYTWPRQVTAADLADDAGVSKATLLEHLRKAESKLLGSA; this comes from the coding sequence ATGGCGACGAACGAACCGGGCGTGCGCGTCTCGCTCGACATCTGGCACCCCGACTGCTGGACGCTCGAGGTGACGGCGGACGTCGACGCCGGCCTGCTCGGCCACGGCGTCCACCACATCGACGGCCTCGCGACCGGTCGGTTCACCGCCTACGCCGAGACGGCCGAGGCGCTCGACGACCTGCTGGCGGCGATTCGCGACTCCGACCTCACCGACTCGGTCTGGGAGACGGGCGCGCCGACCGACCCGGCGGTGGGGAGCGTCGTCCCGGGGAGCGCGACGCGAGGTATCGTCGTCCAGTACGACCTGGACAACAGCATCAACGACGCGCTCGTCTCGCGGGGGTTCATCCCCGACGAACCGGTGCGGATGGTCGACGGCCGGGAGTACTGGACGGTGCTCGTCCACGAGACGCGCCGGACCGTCCACGACCGACTGGAGGAGGTCCGCGAGGAGATGGACGCCGACATCCGCGTCGAACTCATCACGGCGCCGGCCAGCGGCGGCGGTATCTTCCAGCTCGACGCGCTGTCGGCGCGCCAGCGCGAGGTGTTCGACCTCGCGCGCAGTCGGGGCTACTACACCTGGCCCCGGCAGGTGACGGCCGCCGACCTGGCCGACGACGCCGGCGTCTCGAAGGCGACGCTCCTCGAACACCTCCGGAAGGCCGAATCGAAGCTCCTGGGCTCCGCCTGA